One region of Chryseobacterium muglaense genomic DNA includes:
- a CDS encoding PspC family transcriptional regulator has product MFDNLRHKMEREWFGVLTRMGAKLGIPVSKLRIFFIYSTFATAGFFFLIYLGLAFTLWIKDIFITRRPSVFDL; this is encoded by the coding sequence ATGTTTGATAATCTACGCCACAAAATGGAACGCGAATGGTTTGGTGTACTCACAAGAATGGGTGCCAAACTGGGAATTCCGGTTTCTAAACTGAGAATTTTCTTTATCTATTCTACCTTTGCAACGGCAGGTTTTTTCTTTTTAATTTATCTTGGTTTGGCTTTTACTCTTTGGATAAAAGATATCTTTATCACCAGACGACCAAGCGTTTTTGACCTTTAA